Proteins from one Candidatus Methylomirabilis sp. genomic window:
- the rplL gene encoding 50S ribosomal protein L7/L12 yields the protein MGKVSVQDFLEALDSWTVLELNDAVKKLEEKYGVTAAVAAPVAAGPGAPAAAPAEAEKTEFTVVLSAVGEKKIQVIKEIRAITGLGLKEAKDLVDGAPKTVKEGVSKQEAADIKAKLEAVGATVEVK from the coding sequence ATGGGCAAGGTGAGCGTGCAGGACTTCCTGGAGGCGCTGGATTCCTGGACCGTCCTCGAGTTGAACGACGCGGTCAAGAAGCTGGAGGAGAAGTACGGGGTCACGGCGGCGGTCGCCGCCCCAGTGGCCGCCGGCCCGGGCGCCCCGGCGGCGGCCCCCGCTGAGGCCGAGAAGACGGAGTTCACCGTGGTCCTCTCGGCCGTCGGGGAGAAGAAGATCCAGGTCATCAAGGAGATCCGGGCCATCACCGGGCTGGGGCTGAAGGAGGCCAAGGATCTCGTGGACGGCGCTCCCAAGACGGTGAAGGAAGGGGTCTCCAAGCAGGAGGCGGCGGACATCAAGGCCAAGTTGGAGGCCGTCGGGGCCACGGTCGAGGTGAAGTAG
- the rplA gene encoding 50S ribosomal protein L1: protein MAKHKRYTAATAAVQAALKERRALGLEEAVALAKANAKAKFDETMELAIRLGVDPRKADQMVRGTVALPHGVGKPVRILVFAKGEKEKEARDAGADFVGLEDLVEKINGGWLEFDRAMATPDVMGQVGKLGKILGPRGLMPNPKTGTVTFDIARAVREFKAGKIEYRVEKAGIIHVPFGKASFTAAQLTENARSLLEAIVRARPPTSKGKYLKGITISSTMGPGIPVDPTSVAGLAKAS from the coding sequence ATGGCCAAGCACAAGCGGTACACGGCGGCGACGGCGGCCGTCCAGGCGGCCCTCAAGGAGCGGCGGGCCCTCGGCCTGGAGGAGGCGGTCGCCCTGGCCAAGGCGAACGCGAAGGCCAAGTTCGACGAGACCATGGAACTGGCGATCCGCCTCGGGGTGGATCCGCGCAAGGCGGATCAGATGGTGCGGGGGACCGTGGCCCTCCCGCACGGGGTCGGCAAGCCGGTCCGGATCCTCGTCTTCGCCAAGGGGGAGAAGGAGAAGGAGGCACGGGACGCGGGGGCGGACTTCGTCGGGCTGGAAGACCTGGTCGAGAAGATCAATGGGGGCTGGCTCGAATTCGACCGGGCCATGGCCACCCCGGACGTGATGGGTCAGGTGGGGAAGCTGGGGAAGATCCTGGGCCCCCGGGGGCTGATGCCCAACCCCAAGACCGGTACGGTCACCTTCGACATCGCCCGGGCCGTCCGGGAGTTCAAGGCGGGCAAGATCGAGTACCGGGTCGAGAAGGCGGGGATCATCCACGTCCCCTTCGGGAAGGCCTCCTTCACCGCGGCGCAGCTGACCGAGAACGCCCGGAGCCTGCTCGAGGCCATCGTCCGGGCCAGGCCCCCCACCAGCAAGGGCAAGTACCTGAAGGGGATCACCATCTCTTCGACCATGGGGCCCGGCATTCCGGTGGACCCGACCAGCGTCGCCGGGCTGGCGAAGGCCTCCTAG